One genomic window of Tatumella citrea includes the following:
- a CDS encoding aminotransferase-like domain-containing protein — MTRYQQLASLLSERIIQGLYREGEKLPSVRTLSQEHGVSISTVQQTYQLLEQQRLITAQPRSGYFVAPQKAPPPVPAASRPVQRPVEVTQWDQVYTLLEASKDPQIVSFGGGFPDASQPSLQPLWRELNRLIRQQPVEILNYDELAGNCELRSEIARLMLDSGSVVTGDDLIITSGCHNALSLALLAICKPGDIIAVESPAYYGTMQLLRSLGLKAIEIPTDPQSGLSVEALELALGQWPIKGVIVVPNCNNPLGFIMPEPRKRAIISLAQQHDIVIFEDDIYGDLATDYPRPATIHSLDIDGRVMLCSSFTKTIAPGLRIGWIAPGRYYDRLLQMKYAVSGTNVPATQLATLAFIRGGHYYPHVRRMRQIYLRNMETYTNWLLEYFPDGICVTRPTGGFMLWVELPPQVDMVCVASKLSQMKIQVAPGSLFSASGKHRNCLRINCALSPDEKYRKVMERLGETIRQAME; from the coding sequence GTGACGCGTTACCAGCAACTTGCCAGCCTGCTCAGTGAAAGGATTATTCAAGGGTTATACCGCGAAGGGGAGAAATTACCGTCGGTACGTACTCTGAGCCAGGAACACGGTGTCAGTATCAGCACAGTTCAGCAAACCTATCAGTTACTGGAGCAGCAACGTCTGATCACCGCACAGCCCCGTTCGGGATATTTTGTCGCTCCACAGAAAGCTCCTCCTCCTGTCCCGGCTGCATCACGGCCGGTACAGCGCCCTGTGGAGGTGACGCAGTGGGACCAGGTTTATACTTTACTGGAGGCCAGCAAAGATCCTCAGATTGTCTCTTTTGGCGGCGGTTTCCCGGATGCCTCTCAACCCAGCCTGCAACCTCTGTGGCGTGAACTTAACCGTTTAATTCGCCAGCAGCCGGTAGAAATTCTTAATTATGATGAACTGGCAGGTAATTGTGAGTTACGTAGTGAAATTGCCAGACTGATGCTCGACAGCGGCTCTGTGGTGACCGGGGATGACCTGATTATTACCAGCGGTTGTCATAATGCTTTATCGCTGGCATTGCTGGCGATATGCAAACCCGGAGATATTATTGCGGTTGAATCCCCGGCATATTACGGCACCATGCAACTGTTGCGTAGCCTGGGGTTGAAAGCGATAGAAATTCCGACGGATCCTCAAAGCGGGCTAAGTGTTGAGGCTCTCGAACTGGCCCTGGGGCAGTGGCCGATTAAAGGGGTGATTGTGGTGCCTAACTGTAATAACCCTCTGGGTTTTATTATGCCGGAGCCACGCAAACGGGCAATTATTTCTCTCGCCCAGCAGCATGATATCGTCATCTTTGAAGATGATATTTATGGTGATTTGGCGACTGACTACCCACGGCCGGCTACGATCCATTCACTGGATATTGATGGCAGAGTCATGCTGTGCAGTTCGTTTACCAAAACCATAGCACCGGGTCTGCGTATCGGCTGGATAGCCCCCGGGCGCTACTACGATCGGCTGTTACAGATGAAGTATGCGGTAAGTGGCACCAATGTCCCGGCCACTCAACTGGCTACGCTGGCATTTATTCGCGGTGGTCATTACTACCCGCATGTTCGACGTATGCGCCAGATTTATCTGCGTAATATGGAGACTTACACAAACTGGTTGCTCGAATATTTCCCGGACGGTATTTGTGTTACCCGGCCGACGGGCGGTTTTATGTTATGGGTGGAGCTGCCGCCGCAGGTAGATATGGTTTGTGTCGCCAGCAAGTTATCGCAAATGAAAATTCAGGTCGCGCCTGGTTCTTTGTTCTCTGCATCAGGAAAGCATCGCAACTGTCTGAGAATAAACTGTGCTTTATCTCCTGATGAAAAATATCGCAAAGTCATGGAAAGGCTCGGAGAAACTATTCGTCAGGCGATGGAATAA
- a CDS encoding ornithine decarboxylase produces the protein MTPMKIAASAALIPVISSERPLVALEHTDFTDVAAVVLTVADASKAMLSLLRRSGFNLPVFVAGHLSSQDDTGVITGEYHPDAEGNAALEQAAGEYQEALLPPFFDTLTRYVGMNNSTFACPGHQGGEFFRKHPAGRQFFDFFGENIFRSDMCNADVRLGDLLIHEGSAKDAQKFAAKVFNADKTYFVLNGTSSANKVVTNALLTPGDLVLFDRNNHKSNHHGALIQAGATPVYLEAARNPFGFIGGIDAHCFDEGYLRKQLQQVAPDRAKEARPFRLAIIQLGTYDGTVYNARQVVDKIGHLCDYILFDSAWLGYEQFIPMMADCSPLLLDLKENDPGIFVTQSVHKQLAGFSQTSQIHKKDNHIRGQKRFCPHKRLNNAFMLHASTSPFYPLFAALDVNAKIHQGQAGRKLWQECVTLGIEARKAILSQCRMIRPFLPETVDGKRWEDIPTETLASDRRYFSFEPGARWHGFAGYAQGQYLVDPCKLLLTTPGIDAATGEYSNFGIPATILAHYLRENGIVPEKCDLNSILFLMTPAESADKMAKLVAKLAQFEQHVEEDALLEEVLPTIYRKYEHRYKGYTLRQLCQEMHTLYVSYQVKDLQKAMFRQQSLPPVRMNAQRAHHLYLRGEVELVPLAQAEGRIAAEGALPYPPGVLCVVPGELWGGAVQRYFLALEEGINLLPGFSPELQGVYIREDEKGTERLYGWVLLPDALD, from the coding sequence ATGACACCAATGAAAATTGCGGCCAGTGCCGCGCTGATTCCGGTTATTTCTTCTGAGCGGCCGCTGGTGGCTCTGGAACATACTGATTTTACCGACGTGGCTGCGGTCGTACTGACTGTGGCCGATGCCAGCAAAGCGATGCTCTCTTTGCTCAGGCGCAGTGGCTTTAACTTGCCGGTATTTGTAGCCGGTCATCTGTCTTCTCAGGATGACACAGGAGTCATTACCGGTGAGTATCATCCTGATGCAGAAGGTAATGCTGCACTGGAACAGGCTGCCGGTGAGTATCAGGAAGCGCTACTGCCTCCTTTTTTCGACACGCTGACCCGTTATGTCGGAATGAACAACAGTACTTTTGCCTGTCCCGGTCATCAGGGCGGTGAGTTCTTCCGTAAACATCCGGCTGGTCGTCAGTTCTTTGACTTCTTTGGCGAGAATATTTTCCGTTCAGATATGTGTAATGCTGATGTCCGGCTGGGTGATCTGCTGATCCATGAGGGTTCGGCCAAAGATGCCCAAAAGTTTGCGGCAAAAGTATTTAATGCGGATAAAACCTACTTTGTGCTGAACGGGACTTCCAGCGCCAACAAAGTTGTGACCAATGCGTTACTGACCCCGGGCGATCTGGTGTTGTTTGATCGCAATAACCACAAGTCGAATCATCACGGTGCTTTAATTCAGGCAGGGGCAACGCCGGTCTATCTGGAAGCTGCCCGTAATCCGTTCGGTTTTATCGGTGGTATTGATGCGCACTGCTTTGATGAAGGTTATCTGCGTAAACAGCTACAGCAGGTTGCACCGGATCGGGCAAAAGAAGCTCGTCCTTTCCGTCTGGCAATTATCCAGTTGGGAACCTATGACGGTACCGTATATAACGCGCGTCAGGTCGTCGATAAAATTGGTCATCTGTGTGATTACATACTGTTTGATTCTGCCTGGCTGGGTTACGAACAGTTTATCCCGATGATGGCTGATTGCTCGCCGCTGCTGCTGGATCTGAAAGAGAATGATCCGGGGATCTTTGTGACTCAGTCAGTGCATAAACAACTGGCAGGATTCTCCCAGACCTCACAGATCCACAAGAAAGATAACCATATTCGCGGACAAAAGCGTTTCTGCCCGCATAAGCGGCTGAATAATGCCTTTATGTTGCACGCTTCTACCAGCCCGTTTTATCCGTTGTTTGCCGCCCTGGATGTGAATGCGAAAATTCATCAGGGGCAGGCGGGCCGTAAGCTGTGGCAGGAGTGTGTCACTCTGGGAATTGAGGCTCGTAAGGCGATTCTTTCACAGTGCCGGATGATCCGTCCGTTCCTGCCGGAAACTGTCGATGGCAAGCGCTGGGAAGATATCCCGACAGAGACTCTGGCCAGTGATCGCCGCTACTTTAGTTTTGAGCCCGGAGCTCGCTGGCATGGTTTTGCCGGTTATGCACAGGGGCAGTATCTGGTGGATCCCTGCAAATTGTTGCTGACCACACCAGGCATAGATGCAGCAACCGGTGAGTACAGTAATTTTGGTATTCCCGCGACAATTCTCGCCCATTATCTGCGGGAAAACGGTATTGTGCCGGAAAAATGCGATCTTAACTCAATTCTGTTCCTGATGACCCCGGCAGAAAGCGCCGATAAGATGGCAAAACTGGTGGCCAAACTGGCGCAGTTCGAACAGCATGTTGAAGAGGATGCGTTGCTGGAAGAGGTTCTGCCAACCATTTATCGCAAATATGAACATCGCTACAAAGGTTACACCCTGCGTCAGCTATGCCAGGAAATGCACACACTGTATGTCAGTTATCAGGTGAAGGATCTGCAAAAAGCAATGTTCCGTCAGCAGAGCCTGCCACCGGTCAGGATGAATGCACAGCGGGCTCACCATCTGTATCTGAGGGGCGAAGTGGAGCTGGTACCGCTGGCACAGGCTGAGGGCCGGATTGCTGCCGAGGGAGCCTTACCTTATCCGCCAGGTGTGCTCTGTGTGGTGCCGGGCGAACTTTGGGGTGGTGCGGTGCAGCGTTATTTTCTGGCACTGGAAGAGGGGATTAATCTGCTGCCAGGATTTTCTCCGGAGTTGCAGGGCGTTTATATTCGTGAAGATGAAAAGGGTACTGAACGCCTTTACGGCTGGGTGTTGTTACCCGATGCGCTAGACTAA
- the mltC gene encoding membrane-bound lytic murein transglycosylase MltC, whose protein sequence is MKKLYPLLLIAPLLVSCSSHKTPAFNEAWVKDTNGFDILMGQFAHNIENIWGINEVLIAGPKDYVKYSDNYYTRSHINFDSGNITIETIAGTDPMASLRQAIITTLLIGENPGNVDLYSDANDIKLSQEPLLYGEVLDNTGHAIRWQGRAASFADYLLKYKLQRRMSGLHVIWSVTIPMVPNHLNKRAHKYLPLVRKASEQYGVDSSLILAIMQTESSFNPYAVSNSDALGLMQVVQHTAGVDVFRMKGKWGKPSRGYLLDPANNIDAGTAYLSLLQNTYLAGISNPVSRRYAVITAYNGGAGSVLRIFSSNKDRAFSIINGMSPDQVYQTLVNNHPAMESRRYLYKVNNAQHSYYRY, encoded by the coding sequence ATGAAAAAACTGTACCCACTACTGTTGATTGCTCCGTTACTGGTCTCCTGTTCCAGCCATAAGACCCCGGCATTTAATGAAGCCTGGGTGAAAGACACCAACGGCTTTGACATTCTGATGGGGCAGTTTGCCCATAACATTGAGAATATCTGGGGCATTAATGAGGTACTGATTGCCGGGCCGAAAGACTATGTAAAATATAGCGATAACTATTACACCCGCAGTCATATCAACTTTGACAGCGGTAATATTACTATCGAGACCATTGCCGGTACTGACCCGATGGCCAGTCTGCGCCAGGCAATTATTACCACCTTACTGATTGGTGAAAACCCCGGTAATGTGGATCTCTATTCAGACGCCAATGACATTAAGCTAAGCCAGGAGCCTTTGCTGTACGGTGAGGTACTGGATAATACTGGTCACGCCATTCGCTGGCAGGGCCGGGCAGCCAGTTTTGCCGACTATCTGTTGAAATATAAACTTCAGCGCCGGATGTCCGGGCTGCATGTTATCTGGTCGGTAACCATTCCGATGGTACCAAACCATCTGAATAAACGTGCGCATAAATATCTGCCGCTGGTACGCAAAGCCTCAGAACAGTACGGTGTAGACTCTTCACTGATCCTGGCTATTATGCAAACCGAGTCCAGTTTTAACCCGTATGCGGTCAGTAACTCTGATGCACTTGGTCTGATGCAGGTCGTTCAGCATACTGCAGGGGTTGACGTATTCCGGATGAAGGGTAAATGGGGCAAACCAAGCCGCGGATATCTGCTGGATCCGGCCAACAATATTGATGCCGGTACGGCCTACCTGTCACTGCTGCAGAATACCTATCTGGCAGGAATCTCTAACCCGGTCTCACGGCGTTATGCAGTGATCACTGCGTATAACGGTGGTGCCGGAAGCGTGTTGCGTATCTTCTCATCGAACAAAGATCGCGCCTTCAGCATTATCAATGGCATGTCACCGGATCAGGTTTACCAGACCCTGGTCAATAACCACCCGGCGATGGAATCACGGCGTTATCTGTACAAAGTGAATAATGCTCAGCACAGCTATTATCGCTATTAA
- a CDS encoding oxidative damage protection protein yields MSRTIFCTYLQREAEGQDFQLYPGELGKRIFQEISKPAWQEWMTKQTMLINEKKLSMMNPEDRKVLEQEMINFLFEGKDVHIEGYTPPAP; encoded by the coding sequence ATGAGTCGCACAATTTTTTGTACTTACCTGCAACGCGAAGCTGAAGGACAAGATTTTCAGTTATATCCGGGTGAACTGGGGAAACGTATTTTTCAGGAAATTTCTAAACCAGCCTGGCAGGAGTGGATGACCAAGCAAACCATGCTGATCAACGAGAAAAAACTCAGCATGATGAATCCTGAAGATCGTAAAGTGCTGGAACAGGAAATGATAAATTTTCTGTTTGAGGGGAAAGATGTCCATATTGAAGGTTATACTCCTCCGGCACCGTAA
- the mutY gene encoding A/G-specific adenine glycosylase has protein sequence MMQSSHFAQYTLDWYQKYGRKTLPWQQQKTPYKVWLSEVMLQQTQVATVIPYFERFMARFPTVTDLAAAPLDEVLHLWTGLGYYARARNLHKAACQVAEKHGGIFPQNFEDVADLPGVGRSTAGAILSLSLGQHYPILDGNVKRVLARCYAVDGWPGKTDVEKRLWQLSEQVTPAQGVSQFNQAMMDLGATVCTRSRPKCELCPLSSGCIAYAHHSWEKYPGKKPKKAQPVKTAWFLLLQQGENVLLQQRPPVGIWGGLYCFPQFDSEQAMHDWLAERGISGSVQQMTAFRHTFSHFHLDIVPCYLNKPAFGSLMDESSSLWYNLARAPEVGLAAPVERLLNELRHPQQLVLHSRKPNEEE, from the coding sequence ATGATGCAATCATCGCACTTTGCGCAATACACTCTCGACTGGTACCAGAAATATGGGCGTAAGACCCTGCCCTGGCAACAGCAAAAAACCCCGTATAAGGTGTGGTTGTCTGAGGTAATGCTACAGCAGACTCAGGTTGCCACGGTGATCCCTTACTTCGAACGCTTTATGGCCCGCTTTCCGACGGTTACTGATTTGGCTGCCGCGCCGCTTGACGAGGTGCTGCATCTGTGGACCGGCCTGGGTTACTACGCCCGCGCCCGTAATCTGCATAAGGCTGCCTGCCAGGTGGCAGAAAAGCACGGGGGGATTTTCCCACAAAACTTCGAAGATGTCGCAGATTTACCGGGGGTCGGACGTTCGACGGCCGGAGCCATCCTCTCGCTGTCACTGGGACAGCACTACCCTATCCTCGACGGTAATGTAAAACGGGTACTAGCCCGTTGCTACGCGGTCGATGGCTGGCCGGGAAAAACCGATGTAGAAAAACGGCTCTGGCAGCTGAGTGAGCAGGTCACCCCTGCGCAGGGTGTCAGCCAGTTCAACCAGGCAATGATGGATCTTGGAGCGACGGTCTGCACCCGTTCACGTCCCAAATGCGAGCTGTGCCCGCTAAGCAGTGGATGTATCGCTTATGCTCATCACAGCTGGGAAAAATATCCCGGGAAAAAACCGAAAAAGGCCCAGCCAGTAAAAACTGCCTGGTTTTTATTACTGCAACAGGGTGAAAATGTGCTGTTACAGCAGCGGCCTCCGGTGGGAATCTGGGGAGGGTTATACTGTTTCCCACAGTTTGACAGCGAACAAGCCATGCATGACTGGCTGGCAGAACGGGGGATCAGTGGCTCAGTGCAGCAAATGACTGCATTTCGTCATACTTTCAGCCATTTTCATCTGGATATTGTACCCTGTTATCTGAACAAGCCGGCTTTCGGCTCTTTAATGGATGAAAGCAGCAGTCTCTGGTATAACTTAGCGCGAGCTCCCGAGGTCGGACTGGCCGCTCCGGTAGAGCGTCTGTTAAATGAGCTGAGACACCCGCAACAACTGGTATTACACTCGCGTAAGCCAAACGAGGAAGAATAA
- the trmB gene encoding tRNA (guanosine(46)-N7)-methyltransferase TrmB, translating to MINDVITPEFDENGRPLRRIRSFVRRQGRLTNGQQHALDNYWPEMGVEFTPEPVNFAALFGREAPVVLEIGFGMGASLVTMAQQNPHQDFFGIEVHAPGVGACLGAAHEAGLTNLRVMCHDAMEVLESMIPDNSLRMVQLFFPDPWHKARHNKRRIVQVPFAELVLRKLKLGGDFHMATDWENYAEHMLEVMQNIPGYRNHSAEGNFVPRPESRPLTKFEQRGQRLGHGVWDLMFERIK from the coding sequence ATGATCAATGATGTCATCACGCCAGAGTTCGACGAGAACGGTCGTCCGTTACGGCGTATCCGCAGCTTTGTCCGTCGTCAGGGCCGACTGACCAATGGCCAGCAGCACGCGCTGGACAATTACTGGCCGGAGATGGGGGTTGAGTTTACACCTGAACCGGTGAACTTTGCCGCACTGTTTGGCCGTGAAGCACCGGTGGTGTTAGAAATCGGTTTTGGAATGGGGGCTTCGCTGGTCACCATGGCTCAGCAAAATCCTCATCAGGACTTTTTTGGGATTGAAGTTCATGCGCCCGGCGTGGGTGCCTGTCTGGGAGCTGCCCATGAAGCCGGGCTGACCAACCTGCGGGTGATGTGCCACGATGCTATGGAAGTGCTGGAATCGATGATCCCGGATAATTCACTGCGTATGGTTCAGCTGTTTTTCCCTGATCCGTGGCATAAAGCCCGTCATAATAAACGTCGTATAGTTCAGGTACCTTTTGCTGAGCTGGTATTACGTAAGCTAAAACTCGGCGGTGATTTCCATATGGCTACCGACTGGGAAAACTATGCGGAGCACATGCTGGAAGTGATGCAAAATATTCCTGGTTATCGTAACCATTCGGCCGAAGGTAACTTTGTACCGCGCCCGGAAAGCCGTCCGTTAACTAAGTTTGAACAACGTGGCCAGCGTCTGGGACACGGAGTTTGGGATTTGATGTTTGAGAGGATTAAATAA
- a CDS encoding YggL family protein gives MAVQRSRRLRKKMHLAEFQELGFSVSWTFAAGTSEQDIDATLDAFVDEVIEPNGLAYDGSGYLQWEGLVCLQQTGKCTDEHRQLVREWLEARKLSDVKVTELFDVWWD, from the coding sequence ATGGCAGTACAACGTAGTCGTCGTTTACGTAAGAAAATGCACCTGGCAGAATTTCAGGAACTTGGTTTTTCTGTTAGCTGGACCTTTGCCGCAGGTACCTCAGAGCAGGATATTGATGCCACTCTGGATGCTTTTGTCGATGAAGTGATTGAGCCAAATGGCCTGGCTTATGACGGTAGCGGCTATCTGCAATGGGAAGGACTCGTCTGTCTGCAGCAAACCGGAAAATGTACCGATGAGCACCGCCAGTTAGTACGTGAGTGGCTGGAAGCACGTAAATTGTCTGATGTAAAAGTCACGGAACTGTTTGACGTCTGGTGGGACTAA
- a CDS encoding DUF2884 family protein, whose translation MLREVIAVGVLLATTPAWADYQCPVKPQDDIAVTAQQVAVSGSNGNLTISPQGEMTFNGQPVHASQALRQQAIAYQSALRSDLPWIDQGALQRLETSRNALDKVIVEKLGPDSHVRTRLATLDTGLKAQMNRVIEHRDDGLYFHHAAIDQVRADGEKLVQNAMGGILQDSLNELGSSKSSGDNPLQALMGNLGGLQQSIRSEASKQEKDFQAFGHQVCGKVEALEQQRTAIWQQLSK comes from the coding sequence ATGTTACGTGAAGTTATCGCTGTCGGGGTTTTGCTGGCTACCACCCCGGCGTGGGCAGATTATCAGTGCCCGGTAAAACCTCAGGATGATATTGCTGTCACGGCACAGCAGGTGGCTGTCAGTGGCAGTAATGGTAATCTGACTATTTCTCCGCAGGGAGAGATGACGTTTAACGGCCAACCGGTGCATGCCAGCCAGGCATTGCGTCAGCAGGCGATTGCCTATCAGTCTGCATTACGCAGTGATTTACCGTGGATTGACCAGGGTGCCCTTCAGCGGCTGGAAACCAGCCGTAATGCGCTGGATAAAGTGATTGTCGAGAAACTGGGTCCCGACAGTCATGTTCGGACACGGCTGGCGACACTGGATACTGGCCTGAAAGCACAGATGAACCGCGTGATTGAACATCGTGATGATGGACTATATTTCCATCATGCGGCGATTGATCAGGTTCGGGCTGATGGTGAAAAACTGGTGCAAAACGCGATGGGCGGAATACTCCAGGACAGCCTGAATGAACTGGGGAGTTCCAAATCATCCGGCGATAACCCTCTGCAGGCATTAATGGGTAACCTGGGTGGGCTACAACAGTCTATCCGTAGCGAAGCCAGTAAGCAGGAAAAGGATTTTCAGGCGTTTGGTCATCAGGTTTGCGGGAAGGTTGAAGCACTGGAACAACAACGCACAGCCATCTGGCAACAGCTTAGTAAGTAA
- the hemW gene encoding radical SAM family heme chaperone HemW produces the protein MGNLPPLSLYIHIPWCVQKCPYCDFNSHALKGDVPHMEYVEHLLADLECDLPLTSGREVSTIFIGGGTPSLLSSEAMHVLLNGVRQRLPLAADAEITMEANPGTVEADRFSGYQQAGVNRISIGVQSFSPAKLQRLGRIHGPEEAKRAAELAAGLGLRSFNLDLMHGLPDQSLEEALDDLRQAIALSPPHLSWYQLTIEPNTLFASRPPVLPDDDALWDIFEQGHQLLTDAGYQQYETSAYARPGLQCQHNLNYWRFGDYLGIGCGSHGKLTRADGEIIRTVKTRHPKGFMRGEYLDKRYSVPDDEKPFEYFMNRFRLSEPCPRDEFSRFTGLNEQHIRPALDQAIAAGYLQETAASWQVTEKGRLFLNSLLEFFLEQE, from the coding sequence ATGGGTAATCTGCCACCACTGAGTCTGTATATTCATATTCCCTGGTGTGTACAGAAGTGCCCGTATTGTGATTTCAACTCTCACGCACTGAAAGGCGATGTTCCGCATATGGAATATGTGGAACATTTGCTGGCCGACCTGGAGTGTGACCTCCCCCTGACTTCAGGGCGTGAAGTCTCGACAATTTTTATCGGCGGCGGCACCCCCAGTCTGCTCAGCAGCGAAGCAATGCATGTCTTACTGAACGGTGTTCGTCAGCGTTTACCGCTGGCCGCAGATGCCGAAATAACGATGGAAGCTAACCCTGGCACCGTAGAAGCTGATCGTTTTAGCGGCTATCAGCAGGCCGGGGTTAACCGTATTTCTATCGGAGTACAGAGTTTCAGCCCTGCCAAGCTACAACGCCTGGGACGTATCCATGGGCCGGAAGAAGCAAAACGGGCGGCAGAGCTGGCCGCCGGGCTGGGGCTGCGCAGCTTTAACCTCGATTTGATGCACGGTCTGCCTGATCAGTCGCTGGAAGAAGCCTTAGACGATTTACGACAGGCGATTGCGTTATCTCCACCGCATCTTTCATGGTATCAACTGACCATTGAACCTAATACGTTGTTTGCCTCACGGCCACCAGTATTGCCAGATGATGATGCATTGTGGGATATCTTTGAGCAGGGGCATCAGTTGCTTACCGATGCGGGTTATCAGCAATACGAAACCTCTGCCTATGCCCGTCCCGGCCTGCAATGTCAGCACAATCTGAACTACTGGCGGTTTGGCGACTATCTGGGAATTGGTTGTGGTTCCCACGGCAAACTTACCCGGGCTGACGGTGAAATTATCAGAACGGTGAAAACCCGCCATCCAAAGGGGTTTATGCGCGGTGAATACCTGGATAAACGCTACAGCGTGCCTGATGATGAAAAGCCGTTTGAATATTTTATGAACCGCTTCCGCTTATCCGAGCCCTGCCCTCGGGATGAATTTAGCCGCTTTACCGGGCTGAATGAGCAACATATTCGTCCTGCTCTGGACCAGGCAATCGCAGCCGGTTATTTACAGGAGACGGCAGCCAGTTGGCAGGTCACAGAGAAAGGCCGGCTGTTCCTTAACAGTTTGCTGGAATTTTTTCTGGAACAGGAATAA
- the rdgB gene encoding RdgB/HAM1 family non-canonical purine NTP pyrophosphatase, giving the protein MQKVVLATGNPGKVRELAEPLAEFGFDIVAQTELGVDSVEETGLTFIENALIKARHAARVTGLPAIADDSGLAVDVLGGAPGIYSARYAGVEATDQQNLDKLLAAMQEVPDDKRQAAFHCVLVYLRHADDPTPLVFHGQWPGVIARESHGTGGFGYDPIFYLPALNTTAAGMTKAEKLAISHRGQALKLLLDALRNG; this is encoded by the coding sequence ATGCAAAAAGTTGTACTGGCAACCGGTAACCCCGGTAAAGTCCGTGAACTGGCCGAACCTCTGGCAGAATTTGGTTTCGATATTGTGGCTCAGACCGAACTGGGCGTCGATTCTGTGGAAGAAACCGGCCTGACCTTTATCGAAAATGCGCTGATAAAAGCCCGCCATGCAGCACGCGTCACTGGTTTACCGGCGATTGCTGACGATTCCGGACTGGCCGTTGATGTGTTGGGTGGTGCTCCCGGCATCTACTCTGCCCGTTATGCGGGGGTTGAGGCTACTGACCAGCAGAATCTGGATAAACTGCTGGCAGCTATGCAGGAGGTTCCTGATGATAAGCGTCAGGCCGCATTCCACTGCGTGCTGGTCTACCTGCGCCATGCCGATGACCCGACCCCACTGGTGTTCCACGGACAGTGGCCTGGAGTCATTGCCCGTGAAAGCCACGGAACTGGCGGCTTTGGTTATGATCCCATTTTTTACCTGCCGGCGCTGAACACCACGGCAGCAGGAATGACCAAAGCCGAAAAACTGGCAATTTCACACCGCGGGCAGGCACTGAAACTGCTACTGGATGCCTTACGTAATGGGTAA
- a CDS encoding YggT family protein, producing the protein MYTLTFLVKTVIDLYVMVLLLRIWMQWARCDFYNPLAQFIVKLTQPVIRPLRRIIPAIGPIDTASLVLALVLTIIKFPLLMLIQSGGFVIGLSNVLIGVLSLLKAAGNLVFWVILIRSLMSWVSQGRSPIDYVLVQLTEPLMAPVRRILPAMGGIDFSAMVVVLILYALNFLGMDLFPGLWYLL; encoded by the coding sequence ATGTACACTCTGACTTTTCTGGTCAAAACGGTTATCGATCTTTACGTCATGGTTCTGCTGCTACGTATCTGGATGCAGTGGGCCCGCTGTGATTTCTACAATCCGCTGGCACAATTTATCGTCAAGCTGACTCAACCGGTGATCCGTCCGTTACGCCGTATTATCCCCGCAATTGGTCCGATTGACACTGCGTCTTTAGTGCTGGCCCTGGTGCTGACCATTATCAAATTCCCGTTACTGATGCTGATTCAGTCAGGCGGCTTTGTGATTGGCCTGAGCAATGTGCTGATTGGGGTGCTGTCGTTGTTGAAAGCCGCCGGTAATCTGGTGTTCTGGGTGATTCTGATCCGTTCACTGATGAGCTGGGTAAGTCAGGGCCGCAGCCCGATAGATTATGTGCTGGTACAACTGACAGAGCCGTTAATGGCACCTGTTCGCCGTATTCTGCCAGCCATGGGCGGTATCGACTTTTCTGCCATGGTGGTGGTTCTGATTCTTTATGCACTGAATTTTCTCGGAATGGATCTGTTTCCGGGACTCTGGTATCTGCTGTAA